The following proteins are co-located in the Syngnathus scovelli strain Florida chromosome 5, RoL_Ssco_1.2, whole genome shotgun sequence genome:
- the LOC125969137 gene encoding muscle M-line assembly protein unc-89-like translates to MNFSKLLCLVLVYSQQLRQVLANETPECEGKTDGNTVPCNGKKGGALKLKVTGGLSNTETVAKWQKGTGDIATDNKYTMAGKDLTIKTLDVPDEGEYTAKNVSPEEKFQVKVVDCLGSKTSTPAVCKGKKGDSIKLGLSDGTVSSISWKKGTEKITANTTKYPGGVTEATLTINNLDDKDEAKFTGGANGEGESFSVQVAPVCLSSDASCVGKLSRDLVLKVEGPVTGKVTWEKDDTPLTDQRYVKSGTNEKELMIPNLVAPDAGTYKAKYGANTVPFTVSIPEPKASDGTTKKPAPGGGTTKKPATMGGGGGGNTTDTVVVHDKNPGGGGGSGSVLSYSPALLVTVTLVHLLLQLAA, encoded by the exons ATGAACTTCTCCAAGCTGCTATGCTTGGTGCTCGTGTACAGCCAACAACTTCGTCAAG tgctggcgAACGAGACACCAGAATGCGAGGGCAAGACGGATGGCAACACTGTGCCGTGCAACGGCAAGAAGGGCGGAGCGCTCAAATTGAAAGTCACAGGCGGTCTTTCTAACACTGAGACGGTTGCCAAGTGGCAGAAGGGAACGGGCGACATTGCCACCGACAACAAGTACACGATGGCGGGCAAAGACCTGACGATCAAAACCCTGGATGTACCGGACGAGGGAGAGTACACGGCCAAAAACGTATCACCAGAGGAAAAGTTCCAGGTCAAAG TGGTGGACTGCTTAGGTAGCAAAACCTCCACACCCGCGGTGTGCAAGGGCAAGAAGGGTGACAGCATCAAATTGGGGCTCTCAGACGGAACTGTCAGCTCAATCTCCTGGAAGAAGGGGACGGAGAAGATTACGGCCAATACCACCAAGTACCCAGGTGGAGTCACCGAGGCTACCCTGACGATCAACAACCTGGATGACAAAGACGAGGCAAAGTTCACGGGCGGCGCCAACGGCGAGGGAGAAAGTTTTTCCGTCCAAG TGGCGCCAGTCTGCCTGAGCAGCGATGCCAGTTGCGTGGGCAAGCTGAGCAGAGACCTCGTATTGAAAGTCGAAGGCCCAGTTACTGGAAAGGTCACCTGGGAGAAGGACGACACTCCGCTTACCGATCAGAGATACGTCAAAAGCGGAACAAATGAAAAGGAGCTAATGATCCCGAACCTGGTAGCACCCGACGCGGGAACCTACAAGGCCAAATACGGCGCGAACACTGTGCCCTTCACTGTCAGCATTCCGG AGCCGAAAGCGAGCGACGGCACCACCAAAAAGCCGGCGCCGGGCGGCGGCACCACCAAAAAGCCGGCAACtatgggcggcggcggcggcggcaatacCACTGACACAGTTGTTGTGCACGACAAAAACcccggaggcggcggcggcagcggcagcgtcCTGTCCTACTCACCTGCTCTGCTGGTGACGGTCACCCTGGTGCATCTGCTGCTTCAGCTGGCCGCCTAG